GGAGATGAGGTGAAACAGCGCTCTTGGTAGGGAAATAATTCTTCACTCCTAACAAATGACTATTGACTATTGACTATTGACAACACAAAGACTTGTAACAAACTTAACTAAATTGAGAAGGTAAAACCGTTAACTTAATGAAAGCCCTAAATGTAATTCAGGCTACATAACAATGCGGCTAGAGCAGTTGCAAGCCTTTTTGGCGATCGCGGAAACTGGCAGCTTTCAACAAGCAGCCCGAAAATGTGGTGTCACCCAATCGACTATCAGTCGCCAAATCCAGTCCTTGGAAGCTGATATTGGGGTAGAACTATTTCACAGAACCAGTCACGCCAAATTAACTCTGGGAGGTGAACGTTTACTACCTCGTGTCCGCAAAATTTGCACTGAGTGGGAGATAGCTACACAAGAATTAACAGATTTAATTGCAGGAAAGCAGCCAGAACTATGCATTGCCGTGATTCACTCGTTATGTGCTTCTTACCTGCCACCAGTGCTGCAAAAATTTTGTCACGATTATCCAGAAGTACAATTGCGAGTCACATCATTGGGTAGCGATCGCGCCCTCAAAGTCCTCAAAGATGGATTGGTAGACCTAGCAATTGTGATGAATAATCGCTTTTTAACCACTGCCAGAGAGATGGTGGTAGAAGTACTATATGATGAACCCATAGAAGTCTTGGTTGGAGCGCATCATCCCCTAGCCCAATATGAACGCATCCCTTGGTCGGAGCTAGTTCGTTATCCGCAAGTAGTTTTTAAAGATGGATATGGAATGCAACGCCTAGTGCAAGACAAGTTTGAACGATTGGAAACCACACTCCAGGCAGCTTTAGAGGTAAATACCTTAGATGCCTTCCGGGGAGTGGTGCGACAAGGCGAACTCATAGCTTTGCTACCTCGTTCAGCACTTATGGAAGCACTGCATGATCCCACCTTAGCAGTTCGCTCCCTAGCTAGTAATACCACTGGTGCTGCATCTGACAATACAGGTTTGACTCGTCGCGTAGTTATGGTAACTACTCAAGACCGTCTCCAGATACCCCCAATTAATCACTTTTGGCAACTGGTACGGGAAAATATCCCACCGCAATTTCAGCAGCAGCGATCGGCTTCTTAAAGTATGATTAGTCAAAAGTCCAGAGTCAAAAGTCCACAGTTCAAATTTTGACTATTGACTATTGACTATTGACTATTGACTATTGACTACTATGAGCAATGTATTTAGGGAATTGCTGAAAAAAGTGGGCAGTGGAAACCACACGGGAGAAAATTTAACTCGTGCCCAAGCAGCCACCGCTACTAAAATGATGCTGCTGGGTGAAGCAACACCAGCCCAAATAGGAGCATTTTTGATTGCCCACCGCATCAGGCGACCCACCGGCGAAGAGTTAGCGGGCATGTTAGATGCCTACGATGAATTGGGGCCAAAGCTACAACCCATTGCCTGGGCACGTCCAGTGATAGTTTTTGGTCTACCTTATGATGGCAGAACGCGCACTGCACCAATTGCCCCAATCACGGCTTTATTACTGGCCGCAGTTGGGCAACCAATTATCCTGCATGGAGGCGATCGCTTGCCGACAAAGTACGGATTACCCCTAGTAGATATTTGGCAGGGATTAGGAATTGATTGGACTAGCTTACTACTCTCCAAAACTCAGCAGGTGTTTGAACAAACAGGAGTTGGCTTTGTTTATACACCTGTTCATTTTCCTTTAACTAAAACTATTTGGGAGTATCGCGACCAACTTGGCAAACGTCCACCCTTAGCCACAATGGAATTAATTTGGTGTCCTTATGCTGGGGATGCCCATATGATTCCTGGGTTCGTTCATCCTCCCACAGAAGCAATGTTCCAAGTAGCCTTGGGGTTGCGCGGAGTGACAAAATTTACCTTAGTCAAGGGATTAGAAGGTAGTTGCGATTTACCACGCGATCGCACTGCAATTATTGCTTTATCTGTAGCGAATGCACCCCAAGAAATAGAAAGGTTACTCCTTGCACCCCATGAATACGGCTTTACTACTAAGAATGTACCCCTTGGTAGCACCGAAGAACTGGTTGCTGGTATGCATGAGGTGTTGGCTGGGAAATCTGGGGAACTCATGCAAACAGCTTTGTGGAATGGCGGGTTTTATCTGTGGCAAAGTGGCATTTGTCCAGATATGCGATCGGGTATAGCCAAGGCGCAAGAATTATTCACTAGTGGCGCAGTAGCCGCCAAACTTCAACAACTGGGTAAAGTAGTAAATTCACTGTTTCAGCCAGCATGAACCGCACTGATAGAACTTACGCAAAACTACACCCTACTTTGAGCTATTCATGTAGACACAAAGCGGTGAGGGGGTCGCAGTCAAAGGACGCCACTTCCCGTCGATTGCGACCCCCCGAACCCGTAGGGCTTAAGGCAGGGTATTGCCGCTAGATTAATTACAAATTACGAATTATTATGTCGATAGTACAGCAGGTAATTATTTGCCCTATTTGTCGCCAATCTCTAGCCGAAGTCCCACAGCGATGTGATACATGCCTTGATTATTTCAGGAACGAACTAGAAAAAACTCCTTCATCCTTAATAGATCTGACTCCTGATGCAGTACAAAGGCAAATAGAAGGCAATGCTGAAAAGACAAAACCTCTACGCACAGAATTATTCCGCTCTCCGGTTATCTCTTTTTTCTATGAACGCATTCTACCGCCAATTTGGGCTATGGGACTGCGTAACCTTGGCGGGATTGATGTAGAGTTCCGGCAGTGTACAGAATTCTTTGGTGAAGATCCAGCAATTGTATTGGATCTGTGCTGTGGTACAGGAATTATGGCGCGACGCTTAGCACTACTGGGAAGGTACAAACAGATTATCGCTTTAGATTATTCCGAGTCGATGTTAGCACAGTTAGA
Above is a window of Nostoc sp. UHCC 0702 DNA encoding:
- a CDS encoding LysR family transcriptional regulator, with the protein product MRLEQLQAFLAIAETGSFQQAARKCGVTQSTISRQIQSLEADIGVELFHRTSHAKLTLGGERLLPRVRKICTEWEIATQELTDLIAGKQPELCIAVIHSLCASYLPPVLQKFCHDYPEVQLRVTSLGSDRALKVLKDGLVDLAIVMNNRFLTTAREMVVEVLYDEPIEVLVGAHHPLAQYERIPWSELVRYPQVVFKDGYGMQRLVQDKFERLETTLQAALEVNTLDAFRGVVRQGELIALLPRSALMEALHDPTLAVRSLASNTTGAASDNTGLTRRVVMVTTQDRLQIPPINHFWQLVRENIPPQFQQQRSAS
- a CDS encoding class I SAM-dependent methyltransferase, translated to MSIVQQVIICPICRQSLAEVPQRCDTCLDYFRNELEKTPSSLIDLTPDAVQRQIEGNAEKTKPLRTELFRSPVISFFYERILPPIWAMGLRNLGGIDVEFRQCTEFFGEDPAIVLDLCCGTGIMARRLALLGRYKQIIALDYSESMLAQLEQQMKLDGISPSQITIIRGDVEALPLASDSFDAIYAGAAMHCWPNAEAGIRNIYQVLRQDGRLFATTFLKPLPNIVFRFFTVDELRQILLTTGFHPDRVQVEAHGLYGIIRCVK
- a CDS encoding anthranilate phosphoribosyltransferase family protein: MSNVFRELLKKVGSGNHTGENLTRAQAATATKMMLLGEATPAQIGAFLIAHRIRRPTGEELAGMLDAYDELGPKLQPIAWARPVIVFGLPYDGRTRTAPIAPITALLLAAVGQPIILHGGDRLPTKYGLPLVDIWQGLGIDWTSLLLSKTQQVFEQTGVGFVYTPVHFPLTKTIWEYRDQLGKRPPLATMELIWCPYAGDAHMIPGFVHPPTEAMFQVALGLRGVTKFTLVKGLEGSCDLPRDRTAIIALSVANAPQEIERLLLAPHEYGFTTKNVPLGSTEELVAGMHEVLAGKSGELMQTALWNGGFYLWQSGICPDMRSGIAKAQELFTSGAVAAKLQQLGKVVNSLFQPA